In Cytobacillus oceanisediminis, the following proteins share a genomic window:
- the selA gene encoding L-seryl-tRNA(Sec) selenium transferase, producing the protein MKSTVRNILPVHELQKDRRFTHLMKQYGLDFIHTTNILKEVISEIRNNILVGNWTGEEPGTEKFTNAIFKKAEEVITARYGYTLKRVINATGTILHTNLGRARLSKSAAEHMLEIAMNYSNLEYNLGEGARGSRHTHLESLVKELTGAEAAMAVNNNAAAVYIILKALAEEKEVIVSRGQLVEIGGSFRVSSIMEESGATLVEVGTTNKTHLEDYKNVINEDTAMIMKVHTSNFKIIGFTKEVGTDELAQLSKEKDIIFYEDLGSGALFDFKSKGIGNEPAVRDVIKMGADIVSFSGDKLLGGPQAGIIAGRKDLIEKLKKHQLARVLRVDKMTIAALEGTLIDYLKGEEGLKNIPVVHDVLMTGDELETRTAQFLHRLQAAAKDYECSMRESTGQVGGGTMPDVELPSWIAVLKHRRYSAEHIGRQLRIDCSPSIIVRIHKEEILIDLRAVTPNEEDTIIKALTAI; encoded by the coding sequence ATGAAAAGTACAGTCAGAAATATTTTGCCGGTTCATGAACTGCAAAAAGACCGGCGTTTTACTCATTTAATGAAACAGTATGGACTTGACTTTATACATACAACTAACATTTTAAAAGAGGTAATTTCTGAAATCAGGAATAACATTCTTGTTGGTAATTGGACCGGTGAGGAGCCTGGTACTGAAAAATTTACCAACGCTATATTTAAAAAAGCAGAAGAGGTAATCACTGCTCGGTATGGATATACACTAAAAAGGGTTATCAATGCCACCGGCACTATTCTTCACACTAATCTTGGCCGAGCGCGTTTAAGCAAATCAGCAGCCGAACATATGCTTGAAATTGCCATGAACTATTCCAATTTGGAGTATAACTTGGGTGAAGGAGCACGGGGATCCAGGCATACTCACCTGGAAAGCCTGGTCAAAGAGCTGACAGGTGCAGAAGCAGCTATGGCAGTTAACAATAATGCTGCTGCTGTTTATATTATCTTAAAAGCTCTTGCTGAAGAAAAAGAAGTAATAGTTTCCCGCGGTCAGCTTGTTGAAATCGGAGGCTCCTTCAGGGTATCAAGCATAATGGAAGAGAGCGGTGCAACGCTTGTTGAAGTAGGAACAACGAATAAAACCCATTTGGAAGATTATAAAAATGTGATCAATGAAGATACAGCCATGATAATGAAGGTACATACGAGCAATTTTAAAATTATAGGCTTCACCAAAGAAGTTGGAACTGACGAACTTGCCCAGTTATCCAAAGAAAAAGATATCATATTCTATGAAGACTTGGGCAGCGGTGCACTATTTGATTTTAAAAGCAAGGGTATCGGAAATGAGCCAGCCGTACGCGATGTGATAAAAATGGGGGCAGATATCGTTTCTTTTAGCGGGGATAAGCTTTTGGGCGGCCCGCAGGCAGGCATTATTGCCGGGAGAAAGGACTTAATTGAAAAACTGAAAAAACACCAGCTTGCCCGGGTTCTTCGAGTTGATAAAATGACAATTGCTGCGCTCGAAGGCACGCTTATTGATTACTTAAAAGGGGAAGAGGGGCTGAAAAATATTCCGGTGGTCCATGATGTATTGATGACCGGTGATGAACTCGAAACGAGAACAGCACAATTTCTTCACAGATTACAAGCAGCTGCGAAGGATTATGAATGCTCTATGAGAGAAAGCACAGGGCAAGTAGGGGGAGGCACAATGCCCGATGTTGAACTGCCGTCCTGGATTGCCGTTCTAAAGCACCGGCGTTATTCAGCGGAACATATTGGCCGCCAGTTAAGGATTGATTGTAGCCCTTCCATAATAGTGAGGATACATAAAGAAGAAATACTGATTGATCTGCGGGCAGTAACTCCAAATGAAGAGGACACCATTATAAAAGCATTAACTGCTATTTAA
- a CDS encoding small acid-soluble spore protein P, with product MNKNNGKDMRKNAPKGHNNDGQPEPLSGSKKVKNRNHTRQKHNSHHDM from the coding sequence ATGAACAAAAACAATGGCAAAGACATGCGAAAAAATGCACCCAAAGGACATAATAACGATGGACAGCCTGAACCATTAAGCGGCTCAAAAAAAGTGAAAAACCGTAACCATACCAGACAAAAACATAATTCCCACCATGATATGTAA
- a CDS encoding arylamine N-acetyltransferase family protein — MDAQKYLKRIAVSAERNLDLEYLKELQSSHMHNIPFENLDVTRKIPIQLDTDAFFEKILERSRGGFCYELNGLFQHLLSELGFQSHLISCTVKKPDGWVREDSHAAILVFLNQIPYLADVGFGDSVRQPLPLTGDEKTDVSGTYRIRESGEGIYDLQRLEDGEWRILYRFSDKPKQLDDFHDACLFNQTSPESHFTHGDLATIATKNGRVTLSGLTVTKSEEGAKEKYELTEEEKKDFLREQFNIKL, encoded by the coding sequence ATGGATGCACAGAAATACCTAAAACGCATTGCAGTATCCGCTGAACGCAATCTGGATCTTGAATATCTGAAAGAACTCCAGAGCAGCCATATGCACAACATTCCTTTTGAGAACTTGGATGTAACAAGAAAAATTCCCATTCAGCTGGACACAGATGCGTTTTTTGAAAAAATTCTTGAAAGAAGCCGGGGAGGCTTTTGCTATGAATTAAACGGTCTTTTTCAACACCTGCTGTCCGAACTGGGATTTCAATCACACCTGATTTCCTGCACCGTCAAAAAGCCGGATGGATGGGTCAGAGAAGATTCCCATGCAGCCATACTGGTTTTTTTAAACCAAATTCCTTATTTGGCGGATGTTGGATTTGGTGATTCCGTCAGGCAGCCTCTGCCTTTAACGGGAGATGAAAAAACCGATGTAAGCGGAACTTACAGGATAAGAGAGTCCGGTGAAGGAATATATGATCTTCAAAGACTTGAGGATGGTGAATGGAGAATTCTTTACCGTTTTTCTGATAAGCCAAAGCAGCTCGATGACTTCCATGATGCATGTTTATTCAATCAGACTTCTCCTGAATCCCATTTTACACATGGCGACCTGGCCACTATTGCGACAAAAAATGGCCGTGTTACACTCTCAGGATTGACTGTCACTAAGTCTGAGGAAGGCGCAAAAGAAAAATATGAACTTACCGAGGAGGAAAAAAAGGATTTTCTCCGCGAGCAATTCAATATAAAATTATAA
- the arcA gene encoding arginine deiminase, which translates to MKHPLNVTSEIGELKTVLLHRPGKEIENLTPQYLKRLLFDDIPFLPAIQKEHDYFANILSNRGIEVLYLDKLMTEAIQQDETRMSFIEKVLWESQSNINGSCETVKEYLLSLPPDELVKKVMSGVVKSDIDQDKKIHLHELMPDHYPFYLDPMPNLYFTRDPAAVIGEGITINRMHEPARRRESIFMDCIMNHHPRFNKHEIPAYFKRDDHYSLEGGDELILSNEAVAIGVSARTSAQGIEKLAKELFTRQKSFKKVVAVEIPKIRAFMHLDTVFTMIDHDKFTYHPAIEDRDGSMKIYILEQEKNSDLLKITEKNSLKETLKEVLYLDEIVLIPCGGGCPIASAREQWNDGSNTLAIAPGVVVTYDRNYVSNDILRQNGVEVIEILSSELSRGRGGPRCMSMPIIRENIS; encoded by the coding sequence ATGAAACATCCGCTAAATGTAACTTCGGAAATAGGAGAATTAAAGACGGTCCTTCTTCATAGGCCGGGTAAGGAAATTGAAAATCTCACACCTCAATATTTGAAAAGACTTTTATTCGATGACATTCCCTTTTTGCCTGCCATTCAAAAAGAACATGATTATTTCGCCAATATTCTGAGCAATCGGGGAATAGAGGTCTTATATCTCGATAAATTGATGACAGAAGCCATACAGCAAGACGAGACAAGAATGTCTTTTATTGAAAAGGTCTTATGGGAAAGTCAATCGAATATCAATGGTTCCTGCGAAACAGTAAAAGAGTATCTCTTATCTCTTCCGCCTGATGAGCTGGTAAAGAAAGTGATGTCAGGTGTCGTAAAATCGGATATTGATCAGGATAAGAAAATTCATCTTCATGAACTGATGCCGGATCATTATCCTTTTTATCTGGACCCGATGCCCAACCTCTATTTTACCCGGGATCCTGCTGCGGTTATAGGTGAAGGCATTACCATAAATCGAATGCATGAACCTGCAAGGAGAAGGGAATCCATTTTTATGGACTGCATCATGAATCATCATCCCCGTTTTAATAAACATGAAATCCCTGCTTACTTTAAACGTGATGATCACTACTCACTTGAAGGCGGAGATGAACTGATATTGAGCAATGAAGCGGTCGCCATTGGCGTCAGCGCAAGAACTTCTGCGCAAGGGATAGAAAAACTTGCAAAGGAACTATTCACCCGTCAGAAATCCTTTAAAAAAGTTGTGGCAGTTGAAATCCCCAAAATCCGGGCATTCATGCACCTGGATACTGTATTTACGATGATTGATCATGATAAGTTCACTTACCATCCTGCTATTGAAGATAGAGATGGCAGTATGAAGATTTACATATTGGAACAGGAGAAGAATTCCGATCTTCTTAAAATTACAGAGAAAAACTCTTTGAAGGAAACATTAAAAGAAGTTCTTTATCTTGATGAAATAGTGTTAATCCCTTGTGGAGGAGGCTGCCCGATTGCATCGGCACGCGAACAATGGAATGATGGATCCAATACACTCGCCATCGCTCCCGGTGTAGTTGTAACTTATGACCGGAATTATGTCTCAAACGACATCCTCCGTCAAAATGGGGTTGAGGTAATTGAAATTCTCAGCTCAGAACTCTCAAGAGGACGGGGTGGCCCAAGATGCATGAGCATGCCGATAATAAGAGAAAATATTAGCTAG
- a CDS encoding Rdx family protein — protein MAYEVTVEFCMMUNYAPKAASFAEELFTHFRSEISKMELVPSKGGAFEVTVNGEKLYSKLDTGIFPKTKEIIEKMQQ, from the coding sequence ATGGCATATGAAGTAACTGTTGAATTTTGCATGATGTGAAACTACGCACCAAAAGCCGCGAGTTTCGCGGAAGAACTTTTTACACATTTTCGCTCTGAGATTTCAAAAATGGAACTGGTTCCAAGTAAAGGCGGAGCTTTTGAAGTGACAGTAAATGGAGAAAAGCTTTATTCTAAGCTCGATACTGGCATTTTTCCTAAAACCAAAGAAATTATTGAAAAGATGCAGCAATAA
- a CDS encoding ABC-F family ATP-binding cassette domain-containing protein — protein sequence MSVLNVQNLSHGFGDRAIFNDVSFRLLKGEHVGLVGANGEGKSTFMNIVTGKLQPDEGKVEWSRKVRVGYLDQHAVLKKGTTMRDALSTAFQYLFDAESEINELYAKMGDEGADIDALLAEVGELQETLDSNDFYQINSKVEEVARGLGLDDVGLDRDIDDLSGGQRTKVLLAKLLLEKPEILLLDEPTNYLDEQHIEWLKRYLQEYENAFILISHDIPFLNNVVNLIYHMENQELNRYVGDYDNFLKIYEMKKQQLEAAYKRQQQEITDLKDFVARNKASVATRNMAMSRQKKLDKMEIIELGREKPKPEFIFKEARAASRWIFTTEDLVIGYNEPLSRPLNLKMERGQKIAFVGANGIGKSTLLKSILGLISPISGKVERGEYQYIGYFEQEVKQSNYNTCIEEIWSEFPSMNQAEVRAALAKCGLTTKHIESKIEVLSGGEKAKVRLCKILNTETNLLILDEPTNHLDVDAKEELKRALKAYRGSILMVSHEPDFYREIATDIWNCEDWTTKVF from the coding sequence ATGAGCGTATTAAATGTACAAAATTTAAGTCACGGTTTCGGTGATCGTGCGATATTCAATGATGTGTCTTTTCGACTTTTAAAAGGTGAACACGTTGGACTAGTTGGGGCAAATGGTGAGGGTAAGTCTACATTCATGAATATTGTTACCGGGAAGCTGCAACCCGACGAGGGGAAAGTTGAGTGGTCACGAAAAGTTCGTGTTGGTTACTTAGATCAGCATGCTGTACTTAAAAAAGGCACTACGATGCGTGACGCTTTGAGTACTGCTTTTCAATATCTTTTTGATGCTGAATCAGAGATCAATGAACTTTATGCAAAAATGGGTGATGAAGGTGCTGATATCGATGCATTACTTGCAGAAGTTGGCGAGCTACAAGAAACTTTAGATAGTAATGATTTCTATCAAATTAATTCAAAAGTTGAGGAAGTTGCTCGTGGCCTAGGATTAGACGATGTTGGACTTGATCGTGATATAGATGATCTTAGCGGTGGGCAACGTACGAAAGTTTTACTAGCTAAGCTTTTGCTGGAAAAGCCTGAAATCCTATTACTAGACGAGCCTACAAACTATTTGGATGAACAGCATATCGAATGGTTGAAGCGCTATTTACAGGAATATGAGAATGCATTTATCTTGATTTCACATGATATTCCATTCTTGAACAATGTTGTTAACTTGATCTATCACATGGAAAACCAAGAGTTGAATCGCTATGTTGGTGACTATGATAACTTCTTAAAAATATATGAAATGAAAAAGCAGCAGCTAGAGGCTGCATACAAGCGTCAACAACAAGAAATTACTGATTTAAAGGATTTCGTTGCTCGCAACAAGGCAAGTGTTGCGACTCGTAATATGGCGATGTCTCGTCAAAAGAAGCTCGACAAAATGGAAATTATTGAATTGGGGAGAGAGAAGCCGAAACCAGAGTTTATTTTCAAAGAAGCTCGTGCAGCTAGTCGTTGGATTTTCACGACTGAAGATCTTGTTATTGGTTACAATGAACCACTTTCTCGCCCTCTGAATTTGAAAATGGAACGCGGACAAAAAATTGCATTCGTGGGTGCTAACGGTATTGGTAAGTCTACTCTTTTAAAAAGTATTCTTGGATTGATTAGTCCCATTTCGGGTAAAGTTGAACGCGGTGAGTATCAATACATCGGTTACTTTGAGCAGGAAGTTAAACAGTCCAACTACAACACTTGTATTGAAGAGATTTGGAGCGAGTTCCCAAGTATGAATCAGGCTGAAGTTCGTGCTGCTCTTGCAAAATGCGGATTAACGACGAAACATATTGAAAGTAAAATCGAAGTCCTTTCTGGTGGCGAAAAAGCCAAAGTTCGATTGTGTAAAATTTTAAACACAGAAACGAATTTATTAATTCTAGACGAACCTACCAATCACTTGGATGTGGATGCAAAAGAAGAATTAAAGCGTGCTTTAAAGGCATATCGCGGAAGTATCTTGATGGTATCCCACGAACCTGATTTCTATCGTGAAATTGCGACCGATATTTGGAATTGTGAGGATTGGACTACGAAAGTTTTTTAA
- a CDS encoding glycine C-acetyltransferase, whose amino-acid sequence MTSKILDAFLQENLEDLKDRGLYNVIDPLESPNGPIIKINGRELINLSSNNYLGLATDERLKKSAIEAIEKYGVGAGAVRTINGTLELHTKLEEKLAEFKHTEAAIAYQSGFNCNMAAISAVMDKNDAILSDELNHASIIDGCRLSKAKIIRVNHSDMEDLRAKAKEAKESGQYNKIMVITDGVFSMDGDIAKLPEIVEIAEEFDLITYVDDAHGSGVLGKGAGTVKHFGLSDKIDFQIGTLSKAIGVVGGYVAGKKDLIDWLKVRSRPFLFSTSLTPADVAASTKAIELLMESTELNEKLWENANYLKDGLEKLGFDIGDSETPITPCIVGDEVKTQEFSKKLNEEGVYAKSIVFPTVPRGTGRVRNMPSAAHTKEMLDQAIAIYEKVGKEMGII is encoded by the coding sequence ATGACCAGCAAAATTTTAGATGCTTTTTTACAGGAAAACCTGGAGGATTTAAAAGATAGAGGACTTTACAACGTAATCGACCCTCTTGAAAGCCCAAATGGCCCTATAATCAAAATCAACGGAAGAGAATTAATCAATCTTTCATCTAATAACTATTTAGGTTTGGCAACTGATGAAAGACTTAAAAAATCCGCAATTGAAGCAATTGAGAAATATGGCGTTGGAGCAGGTGCTGTCCGCACTATAAATGGAACGCTTGAACTTCATACAAAACTTGAAGAAAAGCTGGCTGAGTTCAAACATACAGAAGCAGCCATCGCATACCAGTCTGGTTTTAATTGTAACATGGCAGCTATTTCAGCTGTTATGGATAAAAATGATGCTATATTGTCTGATGAATTAAACCATGCCTCCATTATTGATGGATGCCGTCTATCCAAAGCCAAAATTATTCGCGTAAATCACTCTGATATGGAAGATTTACGGGCAAAAGCGAAGGAAGCAAAAGAATCTGGACAGTACAACAAAATTATGGTTATTACTGACGGTGTTTTCTCAATGGATGGGGACATCGCAAAGCTTCCTGAGATTGTGGAGATCGCAGAAGAATTCGATCTGATTACTTATGTGGATGATGCACACGGTTCAGGAGTTCTTGGAAAGGGAGCAGGTACTGTTAAGCACTTCGGCCTTTCCGATAAAATCGATTTCCAGATTGGAACACTTTCTAAGGCAATAGGTGTTGTTGGCGGATATGTGGCCGGCAAAAAAGACTTGATCGATTGGCTGAAAGTCCGCAGCAGACCATTCCTTTTCTCAACTTCTTTAACACCTGCTGATGTAGCAGCAAGCACGAAAGCCATTGAGCTGCTGATGGAAAGCACAGAGCTGAATGAAAAGTTATGGGAAAATGCCAACTACCTTAAGGATGGTCTGGAAAAATTAGGATTTGATATCGGCGACAGTGAAACACCAATCACTCCTTGTATTGTGGGAGATGAAGTAAAAACACAGGAATTCAGCAAAAAACTCAATGAAGAAGGCGTTTATGCGAAATCAATCGTCTTCCCGACTGTCCCAAGGGGAACGGGACGTGTCAGAAATATGCCGTCTGCGGCACATACGAAAGAAATGCTGGATCAGGCTATTGCCATTTATGAAAAAGTCGGCAAAGAAATGGGAATTATTTAA
- a CDS encoding L-threonine 3-dehydrogenase — protein sequence MKRIMITGALGQIGSELTLKLREIYGTDNVIATDIRKSESEAAQSGPFEMVDVTDAKSMLDTAKKYNVDTVIHMAALLSATAEANPVFAWNLNMGGLMNALETARECSAQFFTPSSIGAFGPSTPKDNTPQDTIHRPTTMYGVNKVAGELLSDYYYYKFGVDTRGLRFPGLISYVTPPGGGTTDYAVEIYYEAIKNGRYTSYIDQGTYMDMMYMPDALNAIVDLMEADADKLNHRNSFNVTAMSFEPEQIAAEIRKHIPGFEISYEVDPVRQAIADSWPNSIDASAAKEEWGFKADFDLAKMTADMLDKLKTKLR from the coding sequence ATGAAACGAATTATGATTACTGGAGCTTTAGGCCAGATTGGCTCTGAACTAACCTTGAAATTAAGAGAAATCTATGGAACAGACAATGTTATTGCAACAGACATCAGAAAAAGTGAGTCTGAAGCTGCCCAATCAGGACCGTTTGAAATGGTTGATGTTACTGATGCAAAATCAATGCTGGATACGGCTAAAAAATATAATGTGGATACAGTCATCCATATGGCAGCCCTGTTATCAGCAACAGCTGAAGCCAACCCAGTATTTGCATGGAATTTAAATATGGGGGGGCTTATGAATGCACTTGAAACGGCTAGAGAGTGCAGCGCACAATTCTTTACGCCAAGCTCCATTGGCGCATTTGGTCCTTCTACGCCAAAAGACAACACACCACAGGATACTATTCACCGCCCAACTACTATGTATGGCGTGAACAAGGTTGCGGGCGAATTACTGTCTGATTACTACTATTACAAATTTGGTGTTGATACCAGAGGCTTGCGATTCCCTGGTTTAATCTCTTATGTTACTCCTCCAGGGGGCGGAACGACTGATTACGCTGTTGAGATCTACTATGAAGCGATTAAAAATGGCCGCTATACTTCTTATATCGACCAGGGCACATATATGGATATGATGTATATGCCGGATGCGTTAAATGCCATCGTTGATTTAATGGAAGCCGATGCAGATAAACTCAATCACCGCAACTCCTTCAATGTAACTGCAATGAGTTTTGAACCTGAACAGATTGCGGCAGAGATCAGAAAGCATATTCCTGGGTTTGAAATTTCCTATGAGGTTGATCCTGTGCGCCAGGCGATTGCCGACAGCTGGCCAAATTCGATTGATGCAAGCGCAGCAAAAGAAGAGTGGGGATTCAAAGCAGACTTCGATTTAGCCAAGATGACTGCTGATATGCTTGATAAACTAAAAACAAAATTAAGATAA
- a CDS encoding Hsp20/alpha crystallin family protein, with protein sequence MNKKEDFHPFNLDELEKWMEDYYLDPLSSYLDQITFRIDLYDTEAEIIVEALLTGCVSKDVTVSLKENTVIIKAVKIDETDPIRCGQPCMRKVMLPFSVINKKVSADFSNEILEIFINKHKAGPGCDRDININ encoded by the coding sequence TTGAACAAAAAGGAAGATTTCCATCCGTTTAATTTGGATGAATTGGAAAAATGGATGGAGGATTATTACCTGGACCCGCTTTCATCGTATTTGGATCAAATTACTTTTCGCATCGACTTATATGATACGGAAGCGGAAATTATCGTTGAGGCGCTTTTAACAGGATGCGTTTCAAAAGATGTAACCGTTTCCTTAAAAGAAAACACCGTGATCATTAAAGCGGTTAAAATAGATGAAACAGATCCAATTCGCTGCGGCCAGCCATGTATGCGGAAGGTAATGCTGCCTTTTTCAGTTATTAATAAAAAGGTAAGTGCAGATTTTTCCAATGAGATATTAGAGATATTTATAAATAAACATAAAGCAGGGCCAGGATGCGATAGAGATATAAATATCAATTGA
- the sspO gene encoding small acid-soluble spore protein O — MAKRKANHIIEGMNAAKGQGMGTGYNEEYANEPLTEAQKQNNKKRKKNQ, encoded by the coding sequence ATGGCTAAAAGAAAGGCTAATCATATTATAGAGGGTATGAATGCTGCAAAAGGGCAGGGCATGGGCACCGGATACAATGAGGAATATGCCAATGAACCCCTAACAGAAGCGCAAAAGCAAAATAATAAAAAGAGGAAAAAGAATCAGTAA
- the katA gene encoding catalase KatA, with translation MTNQNNLTTSWGAPVGDNQNSMTAGSRGPTLIQDVHLLEKLAHFNRERVPERVVHAKGAGAHGYFEVTNDLTKYTKAAFLSEVGKKTPLFIRFSTVAGELGSADTVRDPRGFAVKFYTEEGNYDLVGNNTPVFFIRDAIKFPDFIHTQKRDPKTHLKNPTAVWDFWSLSPESLHQVTILMSDRGIPATLRHMHGFGSHTFKWVNEQGEGVWVKYHFKTEQGVKNLGVEAAAKMAGENPDYHTEDLFNAIENGDFPSWKLCVQIMPLEDANTYRFDPFDVTKVWSQKDYPLIEVGRMVLNKNPENYFAEVEQATFSPGTLVPGIDVSPDKMLQGRLFAYHDAHRYRVGANHQMLPINRPKNEVQNYQRDGQMRFDNNGGGSVYYEPNSFGGPTEAPEHKQAAYPVSGLAESVAYDHNDHYTQAGDLYRLMNEEERSRLVANIVAAMKPVEKEEIKHRQIQHFFKADPDYGTRIAKGLGLAVPQGVK, from the coding sequence ATGACAAATCAGAATAATCTAACTACAAGCTGGGGCGCCCCTGTTGGCGACAATCAAAATTCAATGACCGCCGGCTCAAGAGGGCCCACTTTAATTCAGGATGTACACTTGCTGGAAAAACTGGCTCATTTCAACAGAGAACGCGTGCCTGAGCGAGTTGTTCATGCCAAAGGTGCTGGCGCACATGGCTATTTTGAAGTTACTAATGACCTCACTAAATATACAAAAGCCGCATTCCTATCAGAAGTAGGCAAAAAAACTCCTTTATTCATCCGTTTTTCAACTGTTGCCGGTGAATTGGGCTCTGCTGATACTGTACGCGACCCACGCGGCTTTGCGGTTAAGTTTTATACAGAAGAAGGCAACTACGATCTTGTAGGGAACAATACGCCTGTATTCTTTATCCGGGATGCAATTAAATTCCCTGACTTCATTCATACACAAAAGCGTGATCCAAAGACACACCTGAAAAACCCGACAGCCGTTTGGGACTTCTGGTCCTTATCCCCTGAATCTCTGCACCAGGTAACCATCCTGATGTCAGACCGCGGCATACCTGCAACCCTTAGACATATGCACGGCTTCGGCAGCCATACATTTAAGTGGGTAAATGAACAAGGTGAAGGTGTCTGGGTTAAGTATCACTTTAAAACTGAACAGGGCGTTAAAAACCTAGGCGTGGAAGCTGCAGCGAAAATGGCTGGAGAAAACCCTGATTATCATACAGAGGACTTATTTAATGCAATTGAGAATGGCGATTTCCCATCATGGAAACTATGCGTACAAATCATGCCGCTTGAAGATGCGAATACTTATCGCTTCGATCCATTCGATGTAACAAAGGTATGGTCACAGAAAGATTATCCATTAATCGAAGTAGGACGCATGGTACTGAATAAAAACCCTGAAAACTACTTTGCTGAAGTTGAGCAGGCTACTTTCTCTCCTGGAACACTTGTGCCGGGGATTGATGTTTCACCTGACAAGATGCTCCAGGGCCGTCTGTTCGCCTACCATGATGCACACCGCTACCGCGTAGGTGCGAACCATCAGATGCTGCCAATCAACCGCCCTAAGAACGAAGTGCAAAACTATCAGCGTGACGGTCAGATGCGCTTTGACAACAATGGCGGAGGTTCTGTTTATTACGAGCCGAACAGCTTTGGAGGACCTACTGAGGCACCGGAGCACAAGCAGGCTGCATACCCTGTTTCCGGTTTAGCCGAAAGCGTTGCGTATGATCATAATGACCACTACACACAAGCCGGTGATCTATACCGCTTAATGAATGAAGAGGAACGCTCCCGTCTGGTGGCAAACATTGTTGCTGCAATGAAGCCTGTAGAAAAAGAAGAAATTAAGCATCGCCAGATTCAGCATTTCTTTAAAGCGGACCCTGATTACGGTACACGTATTGCTAAAGGGCTTGGCCTGGCAGTTCCGCAGGGAGTAAAGTGA